A DNA window from Hordeum vulgare subsp. vulgare chromosome 1H, MorexV3_pseudomolecules_assembly, whole genome shotgun sequence contains the following coding sequences:
- the LOC123403334 gene encoding 23 kDa jasmonate-induced protein-like — protein sequence MASGVFGIPISMQTVIATGEYKEPVTQKDVADYTMKMINAGGKDIDAQQFVDNLKIKYGNGISVKCLIYNATGTNLSFVTYKNWIGSIFDTPYPSDIQNGQWGAFLHVKPRAAAKGSTAAVVYRSRIPSSSSSCDWLFTWSVPFIGNNGVYTEIREQGHFPKHWDYIYNVRLANSNLHSTDSNYGYVSRANIGEGTTMNARAVFQLPY from the exons ATGGCCTCCGGAGTGTTTGGTATCCCCATTTCAATGCAGACGGTGATAGCCACTGGAGAGTATAAAGAACCCGTCACCCAAAAAGATGTTGCCGACTATACCATGAAGATGATCAACGCGGGTGGCAAGGATATTGACGCACAACAATTCGTCGacaacctgaagatcaa GTACGGTAATGGAATATCTGTAAAATGCCTCATCTACAATGCTACCGGTACCAATCTGAGTTTCGTCACGTACAAGAATTGGATTGGCAGTATCTTTGATACACCCTACCCATCGGATATTCAGAATGGACAATGGGGGGCATTTCTCCACGTCAAACCAAGAGCAGCTGCGAAAGGTTCAACTGCCGCTGTTGTGTATCGTAGCAGGATCCCGTCCAGCAGCAGCTCCTGCGACTGGTTATTCACTTGGTCTGTCCCATTCATTGGCAACAACGGG GTGTACACGGAAATCCGTGAGCAAGGACACTTCCCTAAGCACTGGGATTATATCTACAATGTGAGGCTGGCAAATTCAAATCTCCACTCAACTGATAGCAACTACGGATATGTTTCGAGGGCTAACATCGGTGAAGGCACTACCATGAACGCACGTGCAGTTTTCCAGCTTCCCTACTAG